Proteins encoded by one window of Electrophorus electricus isolate fEleEle1 chromosome 17, fEleEle1.pri, whole genome shotgun sequence:
- the LOC118242860 gene encoding uncharacterized protein LOC118242860: protein MTPTKPVSMEQADGGHGQERQRHFARAHANGQLPRQMNPVYLQPAVMCVDSYGPAPFPCGIAVAPSHVVGHVSGAVEAPPIKIFQHPTGLVEVHSHQPSPHVLTANPSIPGASHWHSTPMPFCMQNAGLHTSESPRLPGNIGAYYTDQELYWQQVYWEWYRQTYYSHLSSLEQWHMACHQNHLQNIAKQKPPTPPPQLRKRKRKAFSGDDGSFSNSSSESEAHADEGQPPSKRPGENLFGEEPLVCDAVVTKEGEAFFSDQILGLLEGIPGILDLAAEMGFSV, encoded by the exons ATGACTCCAACCAAACCAGTCTCTATGGAGCAAGCTGATGGAG GCCATGgccaggagaggcagaggcactTTGCCCGAGCCCATGCTAATGGGCAGCTTCCAAGGCAGATGAATCCAGTCTACCTCCAGCCTGCGG tgatgtgtgtggactcCTATGGGCCGGCACCCTTCCCTTGCGGAATCGCTGTGGCACCCTCGCATGTGGTCGGCCATGTTAGTGGTGCTGTAGAGGCACCGCCCATAAAGATCTTTCAGCATCCCACAG GCCTGGTGGAGGTACACAGCCATCAGCCTTCTCCACATGTGCTGACTGCCAATCCATCCATAC CAGGTGCAAGCCACTGGCACTCGACGCCGATGCCCTTCTGTATGCAGAATGCCGGTCTCCATACCAGCGAGTCCCCTCGGCTGCCTGGAAACATTGGAGCATATTATACCGACCAGGAGCTCTACTGGCAGCAGGTCTACTGGGAGTGGTACAGGCAGACGTACTATTCTCACCTGTCCAGCCTGGAGCAATGGCATATGGCCTGCCACCAGAACCACCTGCAGAACATAGCCAAGCAAAAGCCGCCGACTCCACCACCGCAGCtgcggaagagaaagaggaaggcctTCTCTGGGGATGACGGATCATTCTCTAACTCCAGCTCAGAGTCGGAGGCACATGCTGATGAGGGCCAACCTCCAAGCAAAAGGCCAGGCGAGAACCTTTTCGGTGAGGAGCCACTGGTGTGTGATGCAGTGGTAACTAAAGAGGGAGAAGCGTTCTTCTCCGACCAAATCCTAGGCCTGCTGGAGGGGATTCCTGGCATTCTGGATCTGGCTGCAGAGATGGGCTTCTCGGTCTGA